One genomic segment of Stigmatopora argus isolate UIUO_Sarg chromosome 3, RoL_Sarg_1.0, whole genome shotgun sequence includes these proteins:
- the avpr1aa gene encoding arginine vasopressin receptor 1Aa isoform X2 — translation MVGSPLPNDSFLGATNASSDPFARDEDVAQMEILVLSVTFVVAVVGNVSVLLAMHNTKRKMSRMHLFIRHLSLADLVVAFFQVLPQLCWDITYRFYGPDFLCRVVKHLQTLQQPTRRSCVMIASTWTCSLVLSLPQVFIFSLSEIQNGTGVRDCWAHFVEPWGARAYITWITLGIFLVPVLVLVLCYGFICHSIWRNIKYKKRKSAGRGDGLIGNNSVSSITNISRAKLRTVKMTFVIVLAYVVCWAPFFTVQMWSVWDDELRFADSENTAVTLTALLASLNSCCNPWIYMIFSGHLLQDFLHCLPCCQRTTAQFRKEDSDSSLRRTTLLTKATNRSPTGSSGNWKELDNYPKSSAPAE, via the exons ATGGTGGGGAGTCCCCTTCCCAACGACAGCTTCCTCGGGGCCACCAACGCCTCCTCGGACCCGTTCGCGCGCGACGAGGACGTGGCCCAGATGGAGATCCTGGTCCTGAGCGTCACCTTCGTGGTGGCCGTGGTGGGCAACGTCAGCGTGCTCCTGGCCATGCACAACACCAAGCGGAAAATGTCTCGGATGCACCTCTTCATCCGCCACCTGAGCCTGGCCGACCTGGTGGTGGCCTTCTTCCAGGTGCTGCCCCAACTCTGCTGGGACATCACCTACCGCTTCTACGGTCCGGACTTCCTGTGCCGCGTGGTCAAGCACCTGCAG ACCCTGCAGCAGCCCACGCGGCGCTCCTGCGTGATGATCGCGTCCACCTGGACCTGCAGTCTGGTCCTGAGCCTGCCCCAGGTCTTCATCTTCTCCCTGAGCGAGATCCAGAACGGCACGGGCGTGCGCGACTGCTGGGCGCACTTTGTGGAACCCTGGGGGGCGCGCGCCTACATCACCTGGATCACGCTGGGGATCTTCCTGGTGCCCGTGTTGGTCCTGGTGCTGTGCTACGGATTCATCTGCCACAGCATCTGGAGGAACATCAAGTACAAGAAGAGGAAGAGCGCCGGCCGCGGCGACGGTCTGATCGGTAACAACTCGGTGAGCAGCATCACCAACATCTCCAGGGCTAAGTTGAGGACCGTCAAGATGACATTCGTCATCGTGCTGGCATACGTGGTGTGCTGGGCGCCCTTCTTCACCGTGCAGATGTGGTCCGTGTGGGACGACGAGCTGCGATTCGCCG ATTCGGAGAACACGGCCGTGACGCTAACGGCGCTACTGGCTAGCCTGAACAGCTGCTGCAACCCGTGGATCTACATGATCTTCAGCGGCCACCTCCTACAGGACTTCCTACACTGCCTGCCCTGCTGCCAGCGAACCACGGCTCAATTCCGCAAGGAGGACTCGGACAGCAGCCTGCGCCGGACCACCCTGCTGACCAAGGCCACCAATCGCAGTCCCACGGGGAGCTCGGGCAACTGGAAGGAGCTGGACAATTACCCCAAATCCTCGGCGCCGGCCGAATGA
- the avpr1aa gene encoding arginine vasopressin receptor 1Aa isoform X1: MVGSPLPNDSFLGATNASSDPFARDEDVAQMEILVLSVTFVVAVVGNVSVLLAMHNTKRKMSRMHLFIRHLSLADLVVAFFQVLPQLCWDITYRFYGPDFLCRVVKHLQVTGMFASTYMMVMMTVDRYIAICHPLKTLQQPTRRSCVMIASTWTCSLVLSLPQVFIFSLSEIQNGTGVRDCWAHFVEPWGARAYITWITLGIFLVPVLVLVLCYGFICHSIWRNIKYKKRKSAGRGDGLIGNNSVSSITNISRAKLRTVKMTFVIVLAYVVCWAPFFTVQMWSVWDDELRFADSENTAVTLTALLASLNSCCNPWIYMIFSGHLLQDFLHCLPCCQRTTAQFRKEDSDSSLRRTTLLTKATNRSPTGSSGNWKELDNYPKSSAPAE; the protein is encoded by the exons ATGGTGGGGAGTCCCCTTCCCAACGACAGCTTCCTCGGGGCCACCAACGCCTCCTCGGACCCGTTCGCGCGCGACGAGGACGTGGCCCAGATGGAGATCCTGGTCCTGAGCGTCACCTTCGTGGTGGCCGTGGTGGGCAACGTCAGCGTGCTCCTGGCCATGCACAACACCAAGCGGAAAATGTCTCGGATGCACCTCTTCATCCGCCACCTGAGCCTGGCCGACCTGGTGGTGGCCTTCTTCCAGGTGCTGCCCCAACTCTGCTGGGACATCACCTACCGCTTCTACGGTCCGGACTTCCTGTGCCGCGTGGTCAAGCACCTGCAGGTGACTGGCATGTTCGCCTCCACCTacatgatggtgatgatgaccGTGGACCGCTACATCGCCATCTGCCACCCGCTCAAGACCCTGCAGCAGCCCACGCGGCGCTCCTGCGTGATGATCGCGTCCACCTGGACCTGCAGTCTGGTCCTGAGCCTGCCCCAGGTCTTCATCTTCTCCCTGAGCGAGATCCAGAACGGCACGGGCGTGCGCGACTGCTGGGCGCACTTTGTGGAACCCTGGGGGGCGCGCGCCTACATCACCTGGATCACGCTGGGGATCTTCCTGGTGCCCGTGTTGGTCCTGGTGCTGTGCTACGGATTCATCTGCCACAGCATCTGGAGGAACATCAAGTACAAGAAGAGGAAGAGCGCCGGCCGCGGCGACGGTCTGATCGGTAACAACTCGGTGAGCAGCATCACCAACATCTCCAGGGCTAAGTTGAGGACCGTCAAGATGACATTCGTCATCGTGCTGGCATACGTGGTGTGCTGGGCGCCCTTCTTCACCGTGCAGATGTGGTCCGTGTGGGACGACGAGCTGCGATTCGCCG ATTCGGAGAACACGGCCGTGACGCTAACGGCGCTACTGGCTAGCCTGAACAGCTGCTGCAACCCGTGGATCTACATGATCTTCAGCGGCCACCTCCTACAGGACTTCCTACACTGCCTGCCCTGCTGCCAGCGAACCACGGCTCAATTCCGCAAGGAGGACTCGGACAGCAGCCTGCGCCGGACCACCCTGCTGACCAAGGCCACCAATCGCAGTCCCACGGGGAGCTCGGGCAACTGGAAGGAGCTGGACAATTACCCCAAATCCTCGGCGCCGGCCGAATGA